The following are from one region of the Melospiza melodia melodia isolate bMelMel2 chromosome 14, bMelMel2.pri, whole genome shotgun sequence genome:
- the PHYKPL gene encoding 5-phosphohydroxy-L-lysine phospho-lyase isoform X1: MRAVQPRSRQQTLALRRQLVGSSCKLFFPHDPVKITKAKGQYMYDENGRQYLDCINNVAHVGHCHPDVVKAAHEQNQLLNTNSRYLHDNMVDYAERLSKTLPEKLCIFYFLNSGSEANDLALRLARQYTKHQDVIVLDHAYHGHLTSLIDISPYKFRNLEGQKEWVHVAPVPDTYRGLYREDHEDPVTAYADEVKNIIEHAQKRGRKIAAFFVESLPSVGGQIIPPAGYFQKVAEHVHKAGGIFIADEIQVGFGRVGKHFWAFQLQGEDFIPDIVTMGKPIGNGHPLACVATTKEIAEAFAATGVEYFNTFGGNPVSCAIGLAVLDVIEKEHLQAHATEVGSFLMKTLKEQQIKHPIIGDVRGCGLFIGVDLIKDQAERTPATAEAEELITRLKEKYILLSTDGPGRNVLKFKPPMCFNMEDAKFVVETIDQILTDMEKECLSQKKTTVCST, encoded by the exons ATGCGGGCGGTACAGCCGCGCTCCCGGCAGCAGACCCTGGCCCTGCGGCGGCAGCTCGTCGG CTCTTCCTGCAAGCTGTTTTTTCCTCATGATCCAGTGAAGATCACGAAGGCCAAGGGCCAGTATATGTATGATGAGAATGGGAGACAGTACCTTGACTGCATAAACAACGTGGCTCATG TTGGACACTGTCACCCTGATGTAGTAAAGGCAGCCCATGAACAGAATCAGTTGTTAAATACAAATTCTCGTTACCTTCATGACAACATGGTTGATTATGCAGAGAGACTTTCAAAAACACTACCTGAGAAATTATGCATCTTCTATTTTTTGAATTCTGG GTCTGAAGCCAACGACCTTGCCCTGAGACTGGCACGGCAGTACACAAAACACCAGGATGTGATTGTTTTAGACCA TGCTTACCATGGACATCTGACATCTTTGATTGACATAAGCCCATATAAATTCAGAAATCTAGAAGGACAAAAGGAATGGGTCCACGTG GCTCCTGTTCCAGACACATACAGAGGACTTTATAGAGAAGACCATGAAGATCCAGTAACAGCCTATGCTGATGAAGTAAAAAATATTATTGAGCATGCACAGAAGAGAGGCAGAAAG ATTGCTGCATTTTTTGTTGAATCTCTACCAAGTGTTGGTGGTCAAATCATTCCCCCAGCAGGATATTTTCAGAAGGTTGCAGA GCATGTGCACAAGGCAGGAGGTATATTTATTGCTGATGAAATTCAAGTTGGCTTTGGCAGGGTTGGCAAGCACTTCTGGGCATTCCAGCTTCAGGGAGAGGATTTTATACCTGATATTGTCACTATGGGGAAGCCAATAGGAAATGGGCACCCACTTGCTTGTGTAGCAACAACAAAAGAAATTGCAGAAGCTTTTGCGGCCACAGGAGTGGAGTATTTTAATACA TTTGGTGGGAACCCTGTTTCATGTGCCATTGGACTAGCTGTGTTGGATGTAATTGAGAAGGAACACCTTCAGGCTCATGCCACAGAGGTAGGCAGCTTCTTGATGAAGACACTCAAGGAGCAGCAAATCAAGCATCCCATCATTGGTGATGTCAG AGGTTGTGGCTTATTCATTGGAGTGGACTTAATCAAGGACCAAGCAGAAAGGACTCCAGCCACAGCAGAAGCAGAGGAACTAATAACAAG ACTTAAGGAAAAATATATTCTACTGAGTACAGATGGGCCAGGAAGAAATGTGCTGAAATTCAAGCCCCCGATGTGTTTTAATATGGAGGATGCAAAATTTGTTGTGGAGACAATTGACCAAATACTAACAG ATATGGAAAAAGAATGTCTGAGCCAAAAGAAAACAACTGTTTGTTCCACCTGA
- the PHYKPL gene encoding 5-phosphohydroxy-L-lysine phospho-lyase isoform X2 — translation MRAVQPRSRQQTLALRRQLVGSSCKLFFPHDPVKITKAKGQYMYDENGRQYLDCINNVAHVGHCHPDVVKAAHEQNQLLNTNSRYLHDNMVDYAERLSKTLPEKLCIFYFLNSGSEANDLALRLARQYTKHQDVIVLDHAYHGHLTSLIDISPYKFRNLEGQKEWVHVAPVPDTYRGLYREDHEDPVTAYADEVKNIIEHAQKRGRKIAAFFVESLPSVGGQIIPPAGYFQKVAEHVHKAGGIFIADEIQVGFGRVGKHFWAFQLQGEDFIPDIVTMGKPIGNGHPLACVATTKEIAEAFAATGVEYFNTFGGNPVSCAIGLAVLDVIEKEHLQAHATERLWLIHWSGLNQGPSRKDSSHSRSRGTNNKT, via the exons ATGCGGGCGGTACAGCCGCGCTCCCGGCAGCAGACCCTGGCCCTGCGGCGGCAGCTCGTCGG CTCTTCCTGCAAGCTGTTTTTTCCTCATGATCCAGTGAAGATCACGAAGGCCAAGGGCCAGTATATGTATGATGAGAATGGGAGACAGTACCTTGACTGCATAAACAACGTGGCTCATG TTGGACACTGTCACCCTGATGTAGTAAAGGCAGCCCATGAACAGAATCAGTTGTTAAATACAAATTCTCGTTACCTTCATGACAACATGGTTGATTATGCAGAGAGACTTTCAAAAACACTACCTGAGAAATTATGCATCTTCTATTTTTTGAATTCTGG GTCTGAAGCCAACGACCTTGCCCTGAGACTGGCACGGCAGTACACAAAACACCAGGATGTGATTGTTTTAGACCA TGCTTACCATGGACATCTGACATCTTTGATTGACATAAGCCCATATAAATTCAGAAATCTAGAAGGACAAAAGGAATGGGTCCACGTG GCTCCTGTTCCAGACACATACAGAGGACTTTATAGAGAAGACCATGAAGATCCAGTAACAGCCTATGCTGATGAAGTAAAAAATATTATTGAGCATGCACAGAAGAGAGGCAGAAAG ATTGCTGCATTTTTTGTTGAATCTCTACCAAGTGTTGGTGGTCAAATCATTCCCCCAGCAGGATATTTTCAGAAGGTTGCAGA GCATGTGCACAAGGCAGGAGGTATATTTATTGCTGATGAAATTCAAGTTGGCTTTGGCAGGGTTGGCAAGCACTTCTGGGCATTCCAGCTTCAGGGAGAGGATTTTATACCTGATATTGTCACTATGGGGAAGCCAATAGGAAATGGGCACCCACTTGCTTGTGTAGCAACAACAAAAGAAATTGCAGAAGCTTTTGCGGCCACAGGAGTGGAGTATTTTAATACA TTTGGTGGGAACCCTGTTTCATGTGCCATTGGACTAGCTGTGTTGGATGTAATTGAGAAGGAACACCTTCAGGCTCATGCCACAGAG AGGTTGTGGCTTATTCATTGGAGTGGACTTAATCAAGGACCAAGCAGAAAGGACTCCAGCCACAGCAGAAGCAGAGGAACTAATAACAAG ACTTAA